The following coding sequences are from one Gemmatimonadaceae bacterium window:
- a CDS encoding lytic transglycosylase domain-containing protein, translated as MTLLAAVYIIPQVGSDTKSIQAALLPAVVSAGAQSDAASAGWDLPNIDNARVDSWVELFTTHPKLKPRFAVWLERKTTYQPMISAKLEERAMPQDLIYLAMIESGFNPKAKSPKAAGGLWQFISETGQRYGLTVNKRVDERNHPDKATDAALAYLSDLHDRFGSWYLAAAAYNTGENRVGRIMREVTGKERGTDQDYYLISSRLPRETRDYVPMMIAAARISKDPQKYGFGGTSVGVSE; from the coding sequence ATGACCCTGCTCGCGGCCGTTTACATCATTCCGCAGGTGGGCTCGGACACGAAGTCGATTCAGGCGGCGCTTCTACCGGCTGTTGTCTCGGCCGGCGCCCAGTCGGATGCCGCATCCGCCGGGTGGGATCTGCCCAATATCGACAATGCCCGGGTCGACTCGTGGGTCGAGCTGTTCACCACTCATCCGAAGCTGAAACCCCGCTTCGCTGTGTGGCTCGAGCGGAAAACGACCTATCAGCCGATGATCTCGGCCAAGCTCGAAGAGCGCGCCATGCCGCAGGATTTGATCTACCTCGCGATGATCGAGTCGGGATTCAATCCGAAGGCAAAGTCTCCGAAGGCAGCTGGTGGTCTGTGGCAGTTCATCAGCGAGACGGGCCAGCGCTATGGGCTGACGGTCAACAAGCGGGTGGACGAGCGGAATCATCCCGACAAGGCGACCGATGCGGCGTTGGCGTATCTGTCGGATCTGCACGATCGCTTTGGATCGTGGTATCTCGCCGCGGCGGCGTACAACACTGGTGAGAACCGCGTTGGGCGCATTATGCGCGAGGTAACCGGGAAGGAAAGAGGAACGGATCAGGACTACTATCTGATCTCGAGCCGTCTGCCGAGGGAGACGCGGGACTACGTGCCGATGATGATCGCGGCCGCTCGCATCTCGAAGGATCCTCAGAAGTACGGTTTCGGCGGTACCAGCGTCGGGGTGAGCGAGTAA
- a CDS encoding error-prone DNA polymerase yields the protein MPVELRAHTAFSFGDGAVTPEAMVKHAAELGYGSIGITDTTDLGGIVRFALEAKRQGVRPIAGAELNVEGFPVGLIARTAEGFRNIASLVTRARVHSDLRQWTKGQNAKLRGRPRVSWKDVAERSAGVHVLTGPAAGPIAACIQSCDYSAAARTLDEWREVFGERLAVEVSLHHAGGCEAALAAALIELAGRHHVPWVVAHDPRYIDTSSRLVHDILTALRYDTTIESAMSRGLLHPNGEWRLLSPEELAERWKGREEGLVESDRIASECDFNLAWLRPPLPKFAVPEGHSDITFLREKVYEGAHERWGDLSDAQTKQIEHELGIIGRLGFSGFFLVMWDAIHFARSRNILCQGRGSAANSAVAYCLAVTAVDPVANGLLFERFLSEMRVDGLTEAPDIDVDIEHDRREEVLDYMYDHYARAHSAIACIVQTYRAPNALRDSMRAFGYPIEQANDISKRLHYDDPIAGAESVRQTLGPQFGLNVEDPRCRTMLAAMAAFEELPRLRATHVGGFVLSSEPLGDYMPIEHTTMGRTIIQFDKDDLDAVGVPKFDFLGLGALSLVRRAFDMIEVRTGNRPQMYKLPVNDPKTYELIASGETIGTFQIESRAQIASILHTMPDRMYDLVVQVALIRPGPIQAKFVHPYTKRRRGLEPVTYAHPLLEPILKRTQGIPIFQEQAMAIAMVLGGYTAAEADELRRTMGHVRKISRLLDVLGRLRDRMIVRGVEESVATGIVEDLKSFANYGFPESHAWSFALIAYATGWLKAHYREEFFAALLNSWPMGFYPPSTLIHDARRHGVVVRPPCLSIGEWECTVEPIDEEATTKDTKNTEVFLGVPQPKLRDEFPRENFVSSVVPFVPSVSPSRMALRIGWRHVRGLGEKTLDALRLARGGKAAIGVGSSIGKSRSRRARKAETLETLTALSIDGSASIPDRPFTSIEDVVLRAKLRRNDVLYLARAGAFAAWEPDRRRAGWEALRAVGDSLPLAPTRHDMHEPRKLSETELIYEDYFATGMSISGHPMQHMRERLRRSGVVDSEGLKKLRGGEKILVAGLVTIRQRPASANGTIFLLLEDEWGFINIVVPSFLVEKNSEVVKFATFIVVKGRFEKDGNVLNVIGEKFKELNVRPLEHTARSFR from the coding sequence ATGCCCGTCGAGCTCCGAGCCCACACTGCGTTCTCTTTCGGCGACGGCGCCGTCACTCCCGAAGCGATGGTCAAACACGCCGCGGAGCTCGGATATGGCAGCATCGGCATAACCGACACAACCGACCTGGGCGGCATCGTTCGGTTCGCTCTGGAAGCAAAAAGACAGGGAGTCCGCCCGATTGCCGGCGCAGAGCTCAACGTCGAAGGATTTCCCGTTGGTTTGATTGCGCGCACAGCGGAAGGATTTCGCAATATCGCTTCGCTGGTCACCCGTGCCCGCGTGCACTCTGATCTGCGTCAGTGGACGAAGGGGCAGAACGCAAAGCTGCGCGGACGGCCACGTGTGAGCTGGAAGGATGTGGCGGAAAGAAGTGCCGGAGTGCATGTGCTGACCGGTCCGGCTGCCGGCCCGATCGCCGCGTGCATCCAGTCGTGCGACTACTCAGCTGCCGCTCGAACTCTGGACGAGTGGCGTGAAGTCTTCGGTGAGCGACTCGCGGTGGAAGTGAGTCTGCACCACGCCGGCGGATGCGAAGCGGCGCTGGCAGCAGCGTTGATCGAGCTCGCCGGCCGTCATCATGTGCCGTGGGTTGTCGCTCACGATCCGCGCTACATCGACACGAGCAGCCGTCTCGTTCACGACATCCTCACCGCACTTCGCTACGACACTACCATAGAGAGCGCGATGTCGCGCGGGCTCCTCCATCCGAACGGTGAGTGGCGCCTTCTCTCGCCCGAAGAATTGGCTGAGCGATGGAAGGGGAGGGAGGAGGGTCTCGTGGAGAGCGATCGCATCGCAAGCGAGTGCGATTTCAATCTTGCGTGGCTGCGGCCCCCCTTGCCGAAGTTCGCCGTTCCCGAGGGTCACAGCGACATCACTTTCCTCCGCGAGAAAGTGTATGAGGGCGCACACGAGCGATGGGGTGACCTCTCCGACGCACAGACAAAACAAATCGAGCACGAGCTCGGCATCATCGGCCGCCTGGGATTCTCCGGATTCTTTCTCGTGATGTGGGACGCGATCCACTTCGCGCGCAGCAGGAACATTCTCTGCCAGGGGCGCGGCAGCGCCGCCAACTCCGCGGTGGCGTACTGCCTCGCGGTCACCGCGGTCGATCCCGTCGCCAACGGACTTCTCTTCGAGAGATTTCTCTCCGAGATGCGCGTCGACGGGCTCACCGAAGCGCCGGACATCGACGTCGACATCGAGCACGACCGTCGCGAGGAAGTGCTCGACTACATGTACGACCACTACGCTCGCGCACACTCGGCAATTGCGTGCATCGTGCAGACATACCGTGCGCCGAATGCGCTGCGCGATTCGATGCGTGCATTCGGGTATCCCATCGAGCAGGCCAACGACATTTCCAAACGGTTGCACTACGACGATCCGATTGCAGGCGCGGAGAGTGTGCGGCAGACATTAGGTCCGCAATTCGGGCTGAACGTCGAAGATCCCCGCTGCCGGACGATGCTCGCGGCAATGGCTGCGTTCGAGGAATTGCCGCGGCTTCGCGCCACACATGTCGGTGGATTCGTCCTCTCGTCCGAGCCGCTTGGCGACTACATGCCCATCGAGCACACGACTATGGGACGGACGATCATCCAATTCGACAAGGATGATCTCGATGCGGTGGGAGTTCCCAAGTTCGATTTTCTCGGACTTGGCGCGTTGTCGCTCGTTCGTCGCGCGTTCGACATGATCGAGGTGCGCACGGGAAATCGACCGCAGATGTACAAGCTGCCCGTGAACGATCCGAAAACGTACGAACTGATCGCGAGCGGTGAGACGATCGGCACGTTCCAGATCGAGAGCCGCGCGCAGATTGCGTCGATACTGCACACGATGCCGGACAGGATGTACGACCTCGTGGTCCAGGTGGCGCTGATCAGACCCGGTCCTATCCAGGCGAAGTTCGTTCATCCGTACACGAAGCGTCGTCGCGGACTGGAGCCGGTGACGTACGCGCATCCTCTACTCGAGCCGATTCTGAAAAGGACGCAGGGGATTCCGATCTTCCAGGAGCAGGCGATGGCGATCGCGATGGTTCTCGGCGGATACACCGCGGCGGAAGCGGACGAGCTGCGCCGAACGATGGGCCATGTCAGGAAGATCTCGCGACTGCTCGATGTGCTTGGCCGACTGCGCGACCGGATGATCGTGCGCGGAGTCGAGGAGTCAGTTGCGACCGGAATCGTGGAGGATCTCAAGAGCTTCGCGAATTACGGCTTCCCGGAGTCGCATGCGTGGAGCTTTGCGTTGATTGCTTACGCGACCGGGTGGCTCAAGGCGCATTACCGCGAAGAATTCTTTGCGGCGTTATTGAATTCCTGGCCGATGGGGTTCTATCCACCGTCGACGTTGATCCACGATGCGCGCCGACACGGCGTCGTTGTGCGTCCCCCGTGTCTCAGCATTGGCGAATGGGAGTGCACAGTAGAACCCATTGATGAGGAAGCGACCACGAAGGACACGAAGAACACGGAGGTTTTTTTGGGTGTACCGCAACCCAAGCTTCGAGATGAGTTCCCCAGAGAAAACTTCGTGTCCTCTGTGGTTCCCTTCGTGCCCTCCGTGTCCCCTTCCAGAATGGCCCTGCGTATCGGCTGGAGACACGTACGAGGTCTAGGCGAAAAGACCCTCGACGCACTCCGACTCGCGCGCGGCGGCAAAGCAGCTATCGGAGTAGGGTCGAGCATCGGAAAGAGCAGAAGCAGGCGGGCGAGGAAAGCGGAAACCCTCGAGACTCTCACTGCGCTCTCAATTGACGGGAGTGCGAGTATCCCCGATCGTCCATTCACTTCGATAGAGGACGTCGTGCTCCGGGCGAAGCTCAGGCGCAACGACGTGTTGTACCTCGCGCGCGCGGGAGCGTTCGCGGCGTGGGAGCCCGACCGCCGCCGAGCCGGATGGGAAGCGTTACGCGCAGTGGGTGACTCGCTTCCCCTGGCGCCGACCCGGCATGACATGCACGAGCCGAGGAAGCTGAGCGAGACTGAGCTGATCTACGAGGATTATTTCGCGACGGGCATGAGCATCAGCGGACACCCGATGCAGCACATGCGCGAGCGACTGAGAAGATCAGGAGTGGTGGACAGCGAAGGACTGAAGAAGCTACGGGGCGGCGAGAAGATCCTCGTTGCGGGACTGGTAACGATCCGTCAGCGTCCGGCAAGCGCGAACGGCACGATCTTTCTATTGCTCGAGGATGAATGGGGATTCATCAACATCGTGGTGCCGAGCTTCCTGGTGGAGAAGAACAGTGAAGTCGTAAAGTTCGCGACCTTTATAGTCGTGAAGGGTCGATTCGAGAAAGACGGAAACGTGTTGAACGTGATCGGTGAGAAGTTCAAGGAGCTGAACGTCAGGCCGTTGGAGCATACTGCACGGAGCTTCAGATAA